A genomic stretch from Pontivivens ytuae includes:
- a CDS encoding DUF599 domain-containing protein, whose amino-acid sequence MTFDEVMLTDLLAALGWIDGVALALFVGLWFATTWRIEKDETKRPSVHVLMKRFRYRWMNEMAAREVRIFDSAILNGIRQSTAFFGSTTLLAIGGIAAVIGQPELLLGAGRGILPEMPVQVVQLKLLLVLATMAFAFLRFVWSNRLFSYCAIVMAAMPNDGTTEEAKRTAIRAARLNSFAARSFNRGLRAIYYALAALAWLLGPVAFIVALALTNWEVIRREFFSASRKALLAD is encoded by the coding sequence GACGGCGTGGCGCTCGCGCTCTTCGTCGGGTTGTGGTTCGCGACCACCTGGCGGATCGAGAAGGACGAGACGAAGCGGCCCTCCGTCCACGTGCTCATGAAGCGCTTTCGCTACCGCTGGATGAACGAGATGGCGGCGCGCGAGGTCCGTATCTTCGACAGCGCGATCCTGAACGGGATCCGGCAGAGCACGGCCTTCTTCGGCTCGACCACGCTGCTCGCCATCGGCGGGATCGCGGCGGTGATCGGCCAGCCGGAGCTCCTGCTCGGCGCAGGCCGCGGCATCCTGCCCGAGATGCCGGTGCAGGTGGTGCAACTCAAGCTGCTGCTGGTGCTCGCCACGATGGCCTTCGCCTTCCTGCGCTTCGTCTGGTCGAACCGGCTGTTCTCCTACTGTGCGATCGTGATGGCGGCGATGCCCAATGACGGCACGACGGAGGAGGCGAAGCGAACGGCGATCCGGGCGGCGCGGCTGAACTCCTTCGCCGCGCGCAGCTTCAACCGGGGGCTCCGGGCGATCTACTACGCGCTGGCAGCCCTGGCCTGGCTGCTTGGACCGGTGGCGTTCATCGTGGCACTCGCGCTGACGAATTGGGAGGTGATCCGGCGCGAGTTCTTCTCCGCCTCCCGCAAAGCGCTGCTGGCCGACTGA
- a CDS encoding DUF4159 domain-containing protein: MWTLGALGFTAPLLLAALIALPVLWWLLRATPPAPVRRRFPGVSLLLGLEDPERMPARTPWWLLLLRMLAVAFAIIGLSGPVLNPAAEGDGDGPLLILMDGGWGSAPDWPTRQAEVGTLLDQAARTGRPVHLVSLSDPDPDLEPRPAEDWANRLETLQPQAWAPDRARLAEVVESGALEFGQTVWLSDGLGAEDGLAEALLARGPVRVVPPLREPMALSPLRFEDGQLLTTVLRAEASGAGSTTVNVIGADTTGTERVLDAVPVVLPAGETEVEVAIDLPLEVRNRVSRAALQGINASAGAVALADDGLKRRRVALVAGAQRQEGLRLTAPLHYLRSALDPIADVVEPPLADVLDTNPDVIMLADVAALSSLETQELTEWVENGGLLVRFAGPRLAASGLGQTVRDPLLPVRLRAGGRSVGGTMSWGAPKRLRPFPAGTLFDGLTPPEEVEITSQVMAQPDPDLAERTLAALEDGTPLVTARDVDRGRVILFHVTATTSWSSLPLSGLFLDMLERIVRTAQVGEDAGDALAGAVWAADQVLDGYGQLGPARGLSGVEGERLAEQPVGPDAPPGYYVAGERRAAINVTSASAEMVALDLPSGVVVTGFTERAERDLKPAALTIAVLLLLTDILATLALGGRLRPAARAGMGVVLALILLPGTARAQQELENSQALYAATETVLAYVETGDGEIDRISRAGLTGLSVTLTRRTAVEPAPPVGVNVEEDELAFFPLLYWPVTEAQSPPSPDAVERLNTYLRGGGMILFDTRDAHLAGRSGGPNGALLQRLADGLDLPPLEPVPDDHVLNRSFYLLEQLPGRYVGPPVWVEASLAPQEVEGVPFRTLNDGVSPVLIGANDWAGAWAMDEQGNFIRPVGRGVGGERQREIALRFGVNLVMYVMTGNYKSDQVHVPALLERLGQ; the protein is encoded by the coding sequence ATGTGGACCCTCGGCGCCCTCGGCTTTACCGCACCTCTGCTTCTGGCCGCGCTCATCGCGCTGCCGGTGCTGTGGTGGCTGCTGCGCGCGACCCCGCCCGCGCCGGTGCGGCGGCGCTTTCCCGGGGTCTCGCTGCTACTGGGGCTGGAGGATCCGGAGCGGATGCCGGCCCGTACGCCGTGGTGGCTGCTGCTCTTGCGGATGCTCGCCGTTGCGTTCGCGATTATCGGCCTGTCGGGCCCCGTGCTGAACCCGGCGGCGGAGGGGGACGGCGACGGGCCGCTCCTGATCCTGATGGATGGCGGCTGGGGAAGTGCGCCCGACTGGCCCACCCGGCAGGCCGAGGTCGGCACGCTGCTCGACCAGGCGGCGCGGACCGGGCGGCCGGTGCACCTCGTCTCGCTATCCGATCCCGATCCCGACCTTGAGCCGCGCCCGGCGGAGGACTGGGCCAACCGGCTCGAAACCCTGCAACCCCAGGCCTGGGCGCCGGATCGCGCGCGCCTTGCCGAGGTGGTGGAGAGCGGCGCGCTGGAGTTCGGCCAGACGGTCTGGCTCTCTGACGGACTCGGCGCCGAGGACGGCCTTGCCGAAGCGCTCCTCGCCCGCGGGCCAGTGCGTGTCGTCCCGCCGCTGCGCGAGCCGATGGCGCTGTCGCCGCTGCGCTTCGAGGACGGGCAGCTCCTGACCACGGTGCTGCGTGCCGAGGCGAGCGGAGCAGGCAGCACGACTGTCAACGTTATCGGCGCCGACACGACCGGAACCGAGCGGGTGCTCGATGCCGTTCCCGTCGTCCTGCCGGCCGGGGAGACCGAAGTGGAGGTCGCCATCGACCTGCCGCTGGAGGTGCGCAACCGCGTCTCCCGCGCCGCTCTTCAAGGCATCAACGCCTCCGCTGGCGCCGTAGCGCTGGCCGATGATGGGCTGAAGCGGCGGCGCGTGGCGCTCGTCGCAGGGGCGCAGCGGCAGGAGGGGCTGCGCCTGACGGCACCGCTGCACTACCTGCGCTCCGCCCTCGACCCGATCGCCGACGTGGTGGAGCCGCCGCTGGCGGATGTGCTCGACACCAACCCGGACGTCATCATGCTCGCCGATGTGGCCGCACTCTCGAGCCTGGAGACGCAGGAACTGACCGAGTGGGTGGAGAATGGCGGCCTGCTGGTGCGCTTCGCGGGGCCCCGGCTCGCGGCGAGCGGCCTCGGCCAGACCGTGCGTGATCCGCTGCTGCCGGTGCGGCTGCGCGCAGGTGGCCGCTCCGTCGGCGGGACGATGAGCTGGGGCGCGCCGAAGCGCCTGCGCCCGTTCCCGGCCGGCACGCTCTTCGACGGGCTCACCCCGCCAGAGGAGGTGGAGATCACGAGCCAGGTGATGGCCCAGCCCGACCCGGATCTGGCCGAGCGGACGCTTGCGGCGCTGGAGGACGGCACCCCGCTCGTAACCGCGCGCGACGTCGATCGCGGTCGGGTGATCCTGTTCCATGTCACTGCGACGACAAGCTGGTCGAGCCTGCCGCTTTCTGGCCTGTTCCTTGACATGCTCGAACGGATCGTGCGCACCGCTCAGGTGGGCGAGGATGCGGGCGACGCGCTGGCAGGCGCTGTCTGGGCCGCCGATCAGGTGCTCGATGGCTATGGTCAGCTTGGTCCGGCGCGCGGGCTCTCCGGCGTCGAGGGTGAGCGGCTGGCCGAGCAACCGGTCGGTCCCGACGCGCCGCCGGGCTACTACGTGGCGGGCGAGCGGCGCGCGGCGATCAACGTGACGAGCGCGTCGGCGGAGATGGTGGCACTCGACCTGCCCTCCGGCGTCGTGGTCACCGGCTTCACCGAACGGGCGGAGCGCGATCTGAAGCCCGCGGCGCTGACCATCGCCGTCCTGCTTCTGCTCACCGACATCCTCGCCACCTTGGCCCTCGGTGGTCGCCTGCGGCCTGCCGCACGGGCCGGGATGGGTGTTGTGCTGGCCCTGATCCTGCTGCCGGGCACGGCGCGCGCCCAGCAGGAACTGGAGAACAGCCAGGCGCTATATGCCGCGACCGAGACCGTGCTCGCCTATGTCGAGACCGGCGATGGCGAGATCGACCGGATCAGCCGCGCGGGCCTCACCGGCCTGTCGGTCACCCTGACCCGCCGCACCGCGGTGGAGCCCGCGCCGCCCGTCGGCGTGAACGTGGAGGAGGACGAGCTCGCCTTCTTCCCGCTGCTCTACTGGCCCGTGACCGAGGCGCAATCGCCGCCCTCGCCCGACGCGGTGGAGCGGCTGAACACCTACCTGCGCGGTGGCGGCATGATCCTCTTCGACACGCGCGATGCGCATCTGGCGGGCCGCAGCGGCGGGCCGAACGGGGCGCTGTTGCAACGGCTGGCCGATGGGCTCGACCTGCCGCCGCTCGAGCCGGTGCCGGACGATCACGTGCTCAACCGCTCCTTCTACCTGCTGGAACAGCTTCCGGGCCGCTATGTCGGCCCGCCGGTCTGGGTCGAGGCCTCATTGGCCCCGCAGGAGGTCGAGGGCGTGCCCTTCCGCACCCTCAACGACGGGGTCAGCCCGGTGCTGATTGGCGCCAACGACTGGGCGGGTGCCTGGGCGATGGACGAGCAGGGCAACTTCATCCGCCCGGTGGGCCGCGGTGTGGGCGGAGAGCGCCAGCGGGAGATCGCGCTGCGCTTCGGCGTGAACCTCGTGATGTACGTGATGACGGGCAACTACAAGTCGGACCAGGTGCACGTTCCGGCTCTGCTCGAAAGGTTGGGTCAGTGA
- a CDS encoding DUF58 domain-containing protein: MSAAARTLRARADATSAPLPALRVRAERLAATIVLGEHGRRRAGMGEEFWQYRQAVPGDAASSIDWRRSARSDATFIRQTEWSAAQTVTLWSDAARSMAYPETGETKAERAALLALALAILLNQGGERVGHAAPDLRPATGRIQLDRLTALLGREGGGCDYGLPPAATQGTSTHVLFSDFLAPGEELFERLTHIGRQGERGVLVQILDESEEAFPFDGRTEFRSMGGAVRFETERARALRSDYRAKLEERRRRLATLARRAGWLFHVHHVQTPPRAALIWLHGALGDVR, encoded by the coding sequence TTGAGCGCCGCCGCCCGGACCCTGCGCGCCCGCGCCGATGCCACCTCCGCCCCGCTGCCCGCCCTGCGGGTCCGGGCCGAGCGGCTGGCGGCGACCATCGTTCTGGGCGAGCACGGACGGCGCCGCGCCGGCATGGGCGAGGAGTTCTGGCAGTACCGCCAGGCGGTTCCGGGCGATGCGGCAAGCTCCATCGACTGGCGCCGCTCTGCGCGGTCGGACGCGACCTTCATCCGGCAGACCGAGTGGTCGGCGGCACAGACCGTGACGCTCTGGTCGGACGCCGCCCGCTCCATGGCCTATCCGGAGACCGGGGAAACGAAGGCGGAGCGTGCGGCCCTCCTGGCCTTGGCGCTCGCGATCCTGCTCAACCAGGGCGGTGAGCGGGTGGGGCATGCTGCCCCCGATCTGCGGCCGGCGACGGGTCGGATCCAGCTCGACCGGCTCACGGCGCTGCTGGGGCGCGAGGGTGGCGGCTGCGACTACGGCCTGCCCCCGGCGGCCACGCAGGGCACGTCGACCCATGTCCTCTTCTCCGATTTCCTGGCCCCGGGCGAGGAGCTCTTCGAGCGGCTCACCCATATCGGGCGGCAGGGCGAGCGGGGCGTTCTGGTGCAGATCCTCGACGAAAGCGAGGAAGCCTTCCCCTTCGACGGCCGCACCGAGTTCCGCTCCATGGGCGGTGCCGTCCGGTTCGAGACCGAGCGCGCGCGGGCGTTGCGCAGCGACTACCGTGCCAAGCTCGAGGAGCGGCGACGGCGCCTGGCAACTCTTGCTCGCCGCGCCGGATGGCTGTTCCATGTTCATCATGTGCAGACGCCGCCGCGCGCGGCGCTGATCTGGCTTCACGGCGCGCTGGGGGACGTGCGGTGA
- a CDS encoding AAA family ATPase, whose product MSDNLLREIEEAGHAMGEVRRMVARRVIGQEQVVDLALAAILSGGHGLLVGAPGLAKTLLVETLGTVLGLSANRVQFTPDLMPSDILGAEVLESTPDGGRAFRFIEGPIFTQLLMADEINRAGPRTQSALLQAMQEGHVSVAGERRDLAQPFHVLATQNPIEQEGTYPLPEAQLDRFLFQIDVDYPERDVERAVLLATTGTEMEEISTVLDAPKLIAMQQTLRAMPVGEQVVEAILDLVRAARPGTDEAGAELSEAVAWGPGPRAAQALMLGVRARALLDERLAPDLDDVAALARPALTHRMALGFAARAEGVSLGALIDGLVEQRLGTQAAA is encoded by the coding sequence ATGAGTGACAATCTGCTGCGGGAGATCGAGGAGGCGGGCCACGCCATGGGCGAGGTGCGCCGCATGGTCGCGCGCCGCGTCATCGGTCAGGAACAGGTGGTGGACCTGGCGCTCGCGGCGATTCTTTCGGGTGGTCACGGCCTTCTGGTAGGGGCTCCGGGTCTTGCGAAGACCCTGCTCGTCGAAACGCTGGGCACCGTGCTGGGCCTCTCGGCCAACCGCGTACAGTTCACACCGGACCTGATGCCGTCCGACATTCTCGGGGCCGAAGTGCTCGAATCGACGCCAGACGGGGGACGGGCCTTCCGCTTCATCGAGGGGCCGATCTTCACGCAGCTCCTGATGGCGGACGAGATCAACCGGGCCGGTCCCCGAACGCAATCCGCACTCCTGCAGGCGATGCAGGAGGGTCACGTGAGTGTTGCGGGCGAGCGGCGCGACCTCGCCCAGCCCTTCCATGTGCTTGCGACCCAGAACCCGATCGAGCAGGAGGGGACCTATCCGTTGCCCGAGGCGCAGCTGGACCGCTTTCTCTTCCAGATCGACGTGGATTATCCGGAGCGCGACGTGGAGCGGGCCGTGCTGCTCGCCACCACCGGGACGGAGATGGAGGAGATCTCCACCGTGCTCGATGCGCCGAAGCTGATTGCGATGCAGCAGACCCTGCGTGCGATGCCGGTGGGCGAGCAGGTGGTGGAGGCGATTCTCGACCTCGTGCGCGCCGCGCGCCCCGGCACCGACGAGGCGGGCGCGGAGCTGAGCGAGGCCGTCGCCTGGGGCCCAGGGCCGCGCGCCGCGCAGGCCCTGATGCTGGGCGTGCGTGCCCGCGCGCTGCTCGACGAGCGGCTGGCGCCGGATCTCGACGACGTGGCGGCCCTCGCGCGCCCCGCGCTCACCCACCGCATGGCACTGGGCTTCGCCGCCCGGGCCGAGGGCGTGTCGCTCGGCGCGCTCATCGACGGGCTGGTGGAACAGCGGCTCGGCACGCAGGCGGCTGCATGA
- a CDS encoding DUF1285 domain-containing protein, which yields MRRAAPKGLPPVETWNPPFCGDLDMRIARDGTWFYQGSPIGRKPLVKLFSSILKKEGDKFFLVTPVEKVGIVVDDAPFVATDFTVEGEGAAAKITFTTHVGDSVVAGQAHQIRVTRDAKTGEPSPYIHIRRGLDALIDRKSFYRLVDIGEAHGVEGEDWFGVWSDGVFFPFIPVRELVGVS from the coding sequence GTGCGCCGGGCCGCCCCGAAAGGCCTGCCGCCCGTCGAAACATGGAACCCGCCCTTCTGCGGCGATCTCGACATGCGCATCGCGCGTGACGGGACCTGGTTCTACCAAGGATCGCCGATCGGTCGTAAACCATTGGTTAAGCTCTTCTCCTCGATCCTGAAAAAGGAGGGGGACAAGTTCTTCCTCGTCACCCCGGTCGAGAAGGTCGGGATCGTGGTGGACGACGCGCCCTTCGTCGCGACCGATTTTACGGTGGAGGGCGAAGGCGCGGCCGCGAAGATCACGTTCACGACCCATGTGGGCGACAGCGTGGTCGCCGGGCAGGCCCATCAGATCCGGGTGACGCGGGATGCGAAGACCGGTGAGCCCTCCCCCTACATCCACATCCGCCGCGGCCTCGATGCGCTGATCGACCGCAAGAGCTTCTACCGGCTGGTCGATATCGGCGAGGCGCATGGCGTGGAGGGCGAGGACTGGTTCGGCGTCTGGTCGGACGGCGTGTTCTTCCCCTTCATCCCGGTGCGCGAACTGGTCGGGGTGAGTTAG